In Achromobacter spanius, the following proteins share a genomic window:
- a CDS encoding amidohydrolase family protein, which produces MPAAEGPILLTARWVVGHENGRHCLYENGELVFEGDRILYVGHRYPGSVARRHDYGRAVIGPGFVDLDALSDLDTTILGFDNSPAWQKGRIWPETYMKQGPYEMVSAAELAFQKRYAFAQLIRNGITTALPIASLFYRVWGETRDEFLSAANAAGELGLRVYLGPAYRSGHTYVDAEGKIRCHYDEARGMAGLAEALAFCDDIDGRYNGRYNGRIRAMLAPDRIETCTPDLLRASATAAREREIPIRLHCCQSRLEYDLVLEQHGMSPPEWLQSLDFLSPRALLPHGTYVSGSRHISRPGRDLEIIRDAGASIVHCPLVSARHGAALASFASYRKLGINIGMGTDTWPPDMVQNMQVGMMLCRVAEGATEAVRAEDYYDAATVGGADALGRPDLGRLAVGAKADIVVFDFSHDRNGQMIDPIQTLMISGSGRDVSQVIIDGRFVMVDGRIPGFDARLAQEQAQSQFDGLVARYPDRTWGHPPVEQIFSSSYPRPARSPS; this is translated from the coding sequence ATGCCCGCCGCCGAAGGCCCCATCCTGCTCACCGCCCGCTGGGTGGTGGGCCACGAAAACGGGCGGCACTGCCTGTACGAAAACGGCGAGCTCGTCTTTGAAGGCGATCGCATCCTGTATGTGGGTCACCGGTATCCCGGGTCCGTCGCGCGCCGCCATGACTACGGCCGCGCGGTGATCGGGCCAGGCTTCGTGGACTTGGACGCCTTGTCGGACCTGGACACGACCATCCTGGGTTTCGACAATTCCCCCGCTTGGCAAAAGGGCCGCATCTGGCCCGAGACCTATATGAAGCAGGGGCCGTACGAGATGGTCTCGGCCGCCGAGCTGGCGTTCCAGAAGCGCTATGCCTTCGCGCAGTTGATCCGCAACGGCATCACCACGGCCTTGCCGATCGCCTCGCTGTTCTACCGGGTCTGGGGCGAAACCCGCGACGAGTTCCTGTCGGCCGCGAACGCGGCGGGGGAACTGGGCCTGCGTGTCTACCTGGGGCCGGCTTACCGCAGCGGGCACACCTACGTGGACGCCGAGGGCAAGATCCGCTGCCATTACGACGAAGCGCGCGGCATGGCCGGACTGGCCGAGGCGCTGGCATTTTGCGACGACATCGACGGCCGCTATAACGGCCGCTACAACGGCCGCATCCGCGCGATGCTGGCGCCCGACCGCATCGAAACCTGTACGCCGGACCTGCTGCGCGCATCGGCCACCGCCGCGCGCGAACGCGAAATTCCGATCCGGCTGCATTGCTGCCAGTCGCGCCTGGAATACGACCTGGTGTTGGAACAGCACGGCATGAGCCCGCCGGAATGGTTGCAAAGCCTGGACTTTCTATCGCCACGCGCCTTGCTGCCGCACGGCACGTATGTGTCCGGCTCGCGCCATATTTCGCGCCCGGGCCGCGACCTTGAAATCATCCGCGACGCGGGCGCCAGCATCGTGCATTGCCCGCTGGTGTCCGCGCGGCATGGCGCCGCGCTGGCCTCGTTCGCAAGCTATCGCAAGCTGGGCATCAACATCGGCATGGGCACCGACACCTGGCCGCCCGACATGGTGCAGAACATGCAGGTGGGCATGATGCTGTGCCGGGTGGCGGAAGGGGCCACCGAGGCGGTGCGCGCCGAAGACTATTACGACGCGGCCACGGTCGGCGGCGCCGATGCGCTGGGCCGCCCGGACCTGGGCCGCCTGGCCGTGGGCGCCAAGGCCGACATCGTCGTCTTTGATTTTTCGCACGATCGCAACGGCCAGATGATCGACCCGATCCAGACCTTGATGATCAGCGGCAGTGGTCGCGATGTGTCGCAGGTCATCATCGATGGGCGCTTCGTCATGGTGGATGGCCGCATTCCCGGCTTTGACGCCCGCCTGGCGCAAGAGCAGGCGCAGTCGCAGTTTGACGGCCTGGTGGCGCGCTACCCCGACCGCACCTGGGGCCATCCTCCGGTCGAACAGATTTTTTCTTCCAGCTATCCGCGTCCCGCAAGGAGCCCGTCATGA
- a CDS encoding ABC transporter ATP-binding protein, with translation MMAVVPNTAPPPAAIPTLSVRGLSVEFPTRHGTLVATRDISFDIQPGEILGMVGESGAGKSLTGMAVIGLLEPPGRLGAGEIHLAGKRIDNLPPKARQRLRGKEIGAIFQDPLTSLHPLFTVGDQLVETIRHHDKGSATAARARALELLQAVGIPAADKRIDHYPHQFSGGMRQRVVIALALAARPALIIADEPTTALDVSVQAQITALLRRLCREQGTAVLLVTHDMGVIAETADRVAVMYAGRIVEIGPVLDVLRRPGHPYTQGLMNAIPGLRHRAARLNQIDGAMPRLHAMPTGCAFHPRCAHAGPRCTQTRPPLAASPSGATVSACWLHQEGVAHAA, from the coding sequence ATGATGGCAGTCGTACCCAACACCGCGCCGCCGCCCGCCGCCATTCCGACCTTGTCGGTGCGTGGCCTGTCGGTTGAATTCCCCACGCGCCACGGCACGCTGGTGGCCACGCGCGACATCAGTTTCGACATCCAGCCCGGCGAAATCCTGGGCATGGTGGGCGAGTCCGGCGCGGGCAAGTCCCTGACCGGCATGGCGGTGATCGGCTTGCTGGAGCCGCCCGGGCGCTTGGGCGCGGGCGAAATCCATCTGGCCGGCAAGCGCATCGACAACCTGCCGCCCAAGGCGCGCCAGCGTTTGCGCGGCAAGGAGATCGGCGCGATTTTCCAGGACCCGCTGACCAGCCTGCACCCGCTGTTCACCGTGGGGGACCAGTTGGTCGAAACCATCCGCCACCACGACAAGGGCTCCGCCACGGCCGCCCGTGCCCGCGCGCTGGAACTCTTGCAGGCCGTGGGCATCCCCGCGGCCGACAAGCGCATCGACCACTATCCGCATCAGTTTTCCGGCGGCATGCGGCAACGGGTGGTGATTGCCCTGGCCTTGGCGGCGCGCCCCGCGCTGATCATCGCCGACGAACCCACGACGGCCCTGGACGTGTCGGTGCAGGCGCAGATCACCGCGCTGCTGCGCAGGCTGTGCCGCGAGCAGGGCACGGCCGTGCTGCTGGTCACGCACGACATGGGCGTGATTGCCGAAACCGCGGATCGCGTGGCGGTGATGTACGCGGGCCGCATTGTAGAGATCGGACCGGTGCTGGACGTGTTGCGCCGCCCCGGCCACCCGTACACGCAGGGCTTGATGAACGCCATTCCCGGCCTGCGCCACCGCGCGGCGCGCTTGAACCAGATCGACGGCGCTATGCCGCGTCTGCACGCCATGCCCACCGGCTGCGCGTTCCACCCGCGTTGCGCGCACGCGGGGCCGCGCTGCACCCAGACTCGCCCGCCCCTGGCGGCATCGCCTTCGGGCGCCACGGTCAGCGCTTGCTGGCTGCATCAGGAAGGAGTGGCCCATGCCGCGTAA
- a CDS encoding amidohydrolase family protein, translated as MENATLYTQVRPAGGELTTVLVRDGRIQALGGAAPEGAAVVDGGGALMLPGLIDAHAHLDKTMYGMPWYRNEVGPRLIDKIENERAEKRRLGIDPYRQSARQIVMSIADGTSHIRSHVDVDTDIGLAAIEGVMRAREQYRDQIDVELVAFPQSGLLIRPGTLELMDEALRMGAEVVGGLDPAGMDRDPKGHLDAIFALADKHGKPIDIHLHEAGELGAFSMQMTIDRVLALGMQGKVTLSHSFCLGMPDTQAVQALTDGLLAAGVHIMTTGSASRPVPNVARLRAAGVTVCTGNDGMRDTWGPYGKPDMLERTMLVGLRNNFRRDDELAMALDVATYGNARVMKLADYGLAPGCHADFVLVDAETVAEAIVARPVRKLVVKRGRVVARDGHALVSAP; from the coding sequence ATGGAAAATGCAACGCTGTACACCCAGGTCCGCCCCGCCGGCGGGGAACTCACCACGGTGCTGGTGCGCGATGGCCGCATCCAGGCGCTGGGAGGCGCGGCGCCCGAGGGCGCTGCGGTGGTGGACGGGGGCGGCGCGCTGATGCTGCCGGGGCTGATCGACGCCCACGCGCATCTGGACAAGACGATGTACGGCATGCCCTGGTACCGCAATGAAGTCGGCCCGAGGCTCATCGACAAGATCGAGAACGAACGCGCCGAGAAAAGGCGCCTGGGCATTGACCCGTACCGGCAATCGGCGCGGCAGATCGTGATGTCAATTGCCGATGGCACCAGCCACATCCGCAGCCATGTGGACGTGGATACCGACATCGGTCTGGCCGCCATTGAAGGCGTGATGCGCGCCCGCGAGCAGTACCGCGACCAGATCGATGTGGAACTCGTGGCGTTCCCGCAAAGCGGCCTGCTGATCCGGCCGGGCACGCTGGAACTCATGGACGAAGCCCTGCGCATGGGGGCGGAGGTGGTGGGGGGGCTGGACCCCGCCGGCATGGACCGCGATCCCAAGGGCCATCTGGACGCCATCTTTGCGCTGGCCGACAAGCACGGCAAGCCCATCGACATCCACCTGCACGAAGCGGGCGAGCTGGGCGCGTTCTCGATGCAGATGACCATCGACCGCGTGCTGGCGCTGGGCATGCAGGGCAAGGTTACCTTGTCGCACTCGTTCTGCCTGGGCATGCCCGACACGCAGGCGGTCCAGGCGCTGACGGATGGGCTGCTGGCTGCCGGCGTACACATCATGACGACGGGTTCGGCCTCGCGCCCCGTGCCCAATGTGGCGCGGCTGCGCGCGGCCGGCGTCACCGTCTGTACCGGCAACGACGGCATGCGCGACACCTGGGGGCCCTACGGCAAGCCCGACATGCTGGAACGCACCATGCTGGTGGGCCTGCGCAACAACTTCCGCCGCGACGACGAACTGGCGATGGCGTTGGACGTGGCCACCTACGGCAACGCGCGCGTGATGAAGCTGGCGGACTATGGCCTGGCCCCGGGCTGCCACGCCGACTTCGTGTTGGTGGACGCCGAAACCGTGGCCGAAGCCATTGTGGCGCGGCCGGTGCGCAAGCTGGTCGTCAAGCGCGGCCGCGTGGTGGCGCGCGATGGGCACGCCTTGGTGAGCGCGCCGTGA
- a CDS encoding TRAP transporter large permease yields MSQLMIVSMLIFFGLSVPVAVSIGLASLAGVGSSGLPWVVVAQQLYAALDKYPLVAIPFFILAGNLMEAGGISERMVEFAKSVVGGIQGGLACTCVLTCMIFAAVAGSSVATTFAVGAILIPAMIRHGYPAPFAASLQASAAELGVIIPPSIPMILYAVSTDTSTGELFIAGVMPGILIGVALMFYVWFYAKRNNLGKRDGEGRLPLWPAFKNAWLALMMPVIILGGIYGGVFTPTEASVVAVMYAVVVGKFIYRRLSFKQLSVTLHKSVVSTAVIMFVIANAGVFSFLLNRAGVPDALGTWLSHIFETKFTFLMGMNVALFLIGMFIETSASIVVLAPLLLPVALKFGVEPVHFGIIMVVNLALGMITPPFGVNLFAASAVAKLPLERLIKPLIPFVGVVIVCLLVITYWPGLSLGLRDMVYAK; encoded by the coding sequence ATGTCTCAATTAATGATTGTCTCGATGCTGATCTTCTTCGGGCTGTCGGTACCGGTCGCCGTGTCGATCGGCCTGGCCAGCCTGGCGGGAGTCGGCAGTTCCGGCCTGCCCTGGGTGGTGGTGGCGCAGCAGTTGTACGCCGCGCTGGACAAGTACCCGCTGGTCGCCATTCCCTTCTTCATCCTGGCCGGCAACCTGATGGAAGCCGGCGGCATTTCCGAACGCATGGTGGAATTCGCCAAGAGCGTGGTGGGCGGCATCCAGGGCGGCCTGGCCTGCACCTGCGTGCTGACCTGCATGATCTTCGCGGCGGTGGCCGGTTCCAGCGTGGCGACCACGTTCGCCGTGGGCGCCATCCTGATTCCCGCGATGATCCGCCATGGCTACCCTGCCCCCTTCGCCGCGTCGCTACAGGCCAGCGCGGCCGAACTCGGCGTGATCATCCCGCCGTCGATCCCGATGATTCTGTACGCCGTGTCCACCGACACGTCGACCGGTGAGCTCTTCATTGCCGGCGTGATGCCCGGCATCCTGATCGGCGTTGCGCTGATGTTCTACGTGTGGTTCTACGCCAAGCGCAACAACCTGGGCAAGCGCGACGGCGAAGGCCGCCTGCCGCTGTGGCCGGCCTTCAAGAACGCCTGGCTGGCACTGATGATGCCCGTCATCATTCTGGGCGGCATCTACGGCGGCGTGTTCACGCCCACCGAAGCCTCGGTGGTGGCGGTGATGTACGCGGTGGTGGTGGGCAAGTTCATCTACCGCCGTCTGAGCTTCAAGCAACTGTCCGTGACGCTGCACAAGTCCGTGGTGTCCACCGCCGTGATCATGTTCGTGATCGCGAATGCCGGCGTGTTCAGCTTCCTGCTCAACCGCGCCGGCGTACCCGATGCGCTGGGCACGTGGCTGTCGCACATCTTCGAAACGAAGTTCACGTTCCTGATGGGCATGAACGTGGCGCTGTTCCTGATCGGGATGTTCATCGAAACGTCGGCGTCCATTGTGGTGCTGGCGCCCTTGCTGCTACCGGTGGCCTTGAAGTTCGGCGTGGAGCCGGTGCACTTCGGCATCATCATGGTGGTCAACCTGGCGCTGGGCATGATCACGCCGCCGTTTGGGGTCAACCTGTTCGCGGCGTCGGCGGTGGCCAAGCTGCCACTTGAACGCTTGATCAAACCGCTGATTCCGTTTGTGGGGGTGGTGATCGTCTGCCTGCTGGTGATCACGTATTGGCCCGGCTTGTCGTTGGGCCTGCGAGATATGGTCTACGCGAAATAG
- a CDS encoding group II truncated hemoglobin, which translates to MTTRVHTISEPVENSSSIFDLLGGEPGVRALVDRFYDLMDMEPDLKELRAAHGPSLDEARNKLFWFLCGYFGGPDHYIERFGHPRLRARHLPFSIGQVERDQWVICIGRAMEDQGIDPALAERLLESFYGVADWMRNREG; encoded by the coding sequence ATGACGACCCGCGTCCATACCATTAGCGAACCTGTGGAAAATTCCAGCAGCATTTTTGACCTTCTTGGCGGCGAGCCCGGCGTGCGCGCGCTGGTCGACCGCTTCTATGACCTGATGGACATGGAGCCCGACCTGAAAGAACTGCGCGCCGCCCACGGCCCCAGCCTGGACGAGGCGCGCAACAAGCTGTTCTGGTTCCTGTGCGGCTATTTTGGCGGGCCGGACCACTACATCGAACGCTTCGGCCACCCCCGGCTGCGCGCGCGGCACCTGCCGTTTTCCATCGGCCAGGTCGAGCGCGACCAGTGGGTGATCTGCATCGGGCGGGCCATGGAAGACCAGGGCATCGACCCGGCGCTCGCGGAGCGGCTGCTGGAATCTTTCTACGGCGTGGCCGACTGGATGCGCAATCGTGAAGGTTGA
- a CDS encoding TRAP transporter small permease, with amino-acid sequence MRLLCAFDRGLFKLVSVLAQLLMVAAAAAAFYQVIARFVLQSPADWSEVLTRALLIWTVLLGVALAFRHGAMISVELLRNLLGGKKRRVLEAVIGLICASFLGFLAWIGGNMTYRVRFQNVPSLDISISWIYLAIPVGATLAAIAVLARWCAGEEDDVPVRNDAQG; translated from the coding sequence ATGCGTTTGCTTTGCGCTTTCGACCGCGGCCTGTTCAAGCTGGTCTCGGTTCTTGCCCAACTCTTGATGGTGGCCGCCGCGGCCGCCGCCTTCTACCAGGTCATCGCCCGCTTCGTGCTGCAATCGCCCGCCGACTGGAGCGAGGTGCTGACCCGCGCCCTCCTGATCTGGACCGTGCTGTTGGGCGTGGCGCTGGCCTTTCGCCATGGCGCGATGATCAGCGTGGAGCTGCTGCGCAACCTGTTGGGCGGAAAGAAGCGGCGCGTGCTTGAAGCCGTGATCGGGCTGATCTGCGCCAGCTTCCTGGGCTTTTTGGCCTGGATTGGCGGCAACATGACCTACCGGGTGCGCTTCCAGAACGTGCCCAGCCTGGATATTTCGATTTCGTGGATCTATCTGGCGATCCCCGTTGGCGCGACGCTTGCCGCCATCGCCGTGCTGGCCCGCTGGTGCGCGGGCGAAGAAGACGACGTGCCGGTGCGCAACGACGCGCAAGGCTAA
- a CDS encoding TRAP transporter substrate-binding protein, which produces MRKSWLAATVLAACAAATSLPSAAQTTLKMAYALSTSSHYGAGADALAKSIEASSGGKYKVQQFANSALGGEREVIEGLQIGTIDLAIVSTGATLNFVPETGVFDIPFLLRDLPHARAVLDSKIGQDMLAKFPSRGIIALAWGEQGFRHLTNNVRPVKTPADAKGLKIRTTENPIHITAFRQIGILPTPMAWPEVATALQQGTIDGQENPLSVITSAKLSQMQKYLSLTGHVYGPALVLMSANVYEGLSAADKANFDKAGKESAMAMRAYVDNIEKTGVEQLKKEGMQVTEVDRAAFAAAVEPAYPEYYKKFDKKLIDSIRDTK; this is translated from the coding sequence ATGCGTAAATCCTGGCTTGCGGCCACGGTTCTGGCCGCCTGCGCGGCCGCCACATCCCTGCCCTCGGCAGCCCAGACCACCCTGAAAATGGCTTACGCCCTGTCGACCTCGTCGCACTATGGCGCCGGCGCCGACGCCTTGGCCAAGTCCATCGAGGCCTCCTCGGGCGGGAAGTACAAAGTACAGCAATTCGCCAACAGCGCGCTGGGCGGCGAACGCGAAGTGATCGAAGGCCTGCAGATCGGCACGATCGACCTGGCCATCGTTTCGACAGGCGCCACCCTGAATTTTGTTCCCGAGACGGGGGTTTTCGATATCCCCTTCCTGCTGCGCGACCTGCCGCACGCCCGTGCCGTGCTGGACAGCAAGATCGGCCAGGACATGCTGGCCAAGTTTCCCAGCCGCGGCATCATCGCCCTGGCCTGGGGCGAACAGGGCTTTCGCCACCTGACCAACAACGTGCGTCCGGTCAAGACCCCGGCTGACGCCAAGGGCCTGAAGATCCGCACCACGGAAAACCCCATCCACATCACGGCTTTCCGCCAGATCGGCATTCTGCCCACACCCATGGCCTGGCCCGAAGTGGCCACCGCCCTGCAGCAAGGCACCATCGACGGCCAGGAAAACCCGCTGTCGGTGATCACGTCGGCCAAGCTGTCGCAAATGCAGAAGTACCTGTCCTTGACCGGCCACGTGTACGGCCCGGCGCTGGTGCTGATGTCGGCCAACGTGTATGAAGGCCTGTCGGCCGCCGACAAGGCCAACTTCGACAAGGCCGGCAAGGAATCGGCCATGGCCATGCGCGCCTACGTCGACAACATCGAGAAGACCGGTGTCGAGCAGTTGAAGAAGGAAGGCATGCAGGTCACCGAAGTGGACCGCGCCGCGTTCGCCGCCGCTGTCGAGCCCGCCTACCCCGAGTACTACAAGAAGTTCGACAAGAAGCTGATCGACTCGATCCGCGACACCAAGTAA
- a CDS encoding ABC transporter permease, with protein MMDFPDMSQAKRPGFWSTLRLGARMMMRDARAGELRLLVLALVVAVAAVTSVGFLADRVSRALERDAGQMLGADLVLDADEPVPAPFLDQARERGLTLSSTMQFPSMVGAGDGAQLAALKAVEPGYPLRGALRVAEAPFAPDAVTRDIPPEGAVWVDAQLLSLLNLKVGDTLNVGDAHLRVDRVITYEPDRGMQFVNVAPRVLFRASDLPATGLIAPGSRIGYAMLVAGQPDAVAGYATWLNQNLKRGQKVATLESGRPEVRRTLDRAQRFLSLVALLAVLISAVAVALAAGRYMTRHRDGIAVMRCLGAVQSQISRMLTLEFALVGLFSSAAGCLLGFAVHQVLVMLLGSLIDTSLPAPSAIPALQGVLTGLLLLLGFALPALAQLRHVPPARVLRRDADTLSARSAFGYVVGATGFALLIWWFAGDAKLGAVVAGGFLGAFAVFALVAWLCVLGLARVRGLASGFPALRFALAGVVRRRAATITQVCALAVGLMALLLLTMTRTDLIQGWQRTMPADAPNRFLINVQPDQRQPVSDALAREGLGGITLSPMVRGRLIAINGKPVGPDDYEEPRAKRLVDREFNLSYDDEMPSSNKIEQGRWLSPNATAPEVSLESGLAKSLGLNLGDKMTFDVAGQQVEATVTSTRRVDWDTMRVNFFAILSPAALADMPQSWITSFYLPPEKGAVLPALVREFPNLTVFDVSAILQQLQSVLNEVGKAVQLLFLFTLAAGVLVLSAALTATRDERMREAAVLRALGATRTQLARSQRIELWAVGGLAGLLAAAGATAIAWVLSTQVFDFTITLSLWPWLTGIGAGMLGAWAGGALALRGVLRTPPLVTLRET; from the coding sequence ATGATGGATTTCCCTGATATGTCACAGGCCAAGCGCCCCGGTTTCTGGTCCACCCTGCGCCTGGGCGCCAGGATGATGATGCGCGACGCCCGGGCGGGCGAGCTGCGCTTGTTGGTGCTGGCGCTGGTGGTGGCGGTGGCCGCGGTGACCAGCGTGGGCTTTCTGGCCGACCGCGTCAGCCGGGCGCTGGAACGCGACGCCGGTCAGATGCTGGGCGCTGATCTCGTGCTGGATGCCGACGAACCGGTGCCCGCGCCATTTCTGGATCAGGCCCGCGAACGCGGCCTGACCCTGTCCAGCACGATGCAATTTCCGTCCATGGTCGGCGCCGGCGATGGCGCGCAACTGGCCGCGTTGAAAGCGGTGGAGCCGGGCTACCCGCTGCGCGGCGCCTTGCGCGTGGCCGAGGCCCCGTTCGCCCCTGACGCCGTCACCCGTGACATCCCGCCCGAGGGCGCGGTGTGGGTGGATGCCCAACTGCTGTCGCTGCTGAACCTGAAAGTGGGCGACACGCTGAACGTGGGCGACGCCCACCTGCGCGTGGACCGCGTCATTACGTACGAGCCCGATCGCGGGATGCAGTTCGTCAACGTGGCGCCGCGCGTGCTGTTCCGCGCCAGCGACTTGCCGGCTACCGGCCTGATCGCGCCCGGCAGCCGCATCGGCTACGCCATGCTGGTTGCGGGCCAACCGGACGCCGTGGCGGGCTACGCCACGTGGCTGAATCAAAACTTAAAGCGCGGGCAAAAAGTGGCCACCCTGGAGTCGGGCCGGCCGGAGGTGCGCCGTACGCTGGATCGCGCGCAGCGCTTCCTGTCGCTGGTTGCCTTGCTGGCGGTGCTGATATCCGCCGTGGCGGTGGCGCTGGCGGCGGGCCGCTACATGACCCGGCATCGCGACGGCATTGCCGTCATGCGTTGCCTGGGGGCGGTGCAATCGCAGATCTCGCGCATGCTGACGCTGGAGTTTGCCCTGGTGGGCCTGTTTTCATCGGCTGCGGGCTGCCTGCTGGGCTTTGCCGTGCACCAGGTGCTGGTGATGCTGCTGGGTTCCTTGATCGACACCAGCCTGCCCGCGCCGTCCGCCATTCCCGCCTTGCAAGGCGTGTTGACCGGCTTGTTGCTGTTGCTGGGCTTTGCCTTGCCCGCGCTGGCGCAACTGCGCCACGTGCCGCCCGCCCGCGTGCTGCGGCGGGATGCCGACACGCTGAGCGCCCGCAGCGCGTTCGGCTACGTGGTGGGCGCCACGGGCTTTGCGCTGCTGATCTGGTGGTTCGCGGGCGACGCCAAGCTGGGTGCGGTGGTGGCGGGGGGCTTTCTGGGCGCCTTCGCCGTGTTCGCGCTGGTGGCGTGGTTGTGCGTGCTGGGCCTGGCGCGGGTGCGCGGGCTGGCCTCGGGGTTTCCCGCGCTGCGTTTCGCGCTGGCGGGCGTGGTGCGCCGCCGCGCCGCCACCATCACCCAGGTCTGCGCGCTGGCCGTCGGGCTGATGGCGCTGCTGCTCTTGACCATGACGCGCACCGACCTGATCCAGGGCTGGCAGCGCACCATGCCGGCAGACGCGCCCAACCGATTCCTGATCAATGTGCAGCCCGACCAGCGCCAACCCGTCAGCGACGCGCTGGCCCGCGAGGGCTTGGGCGGCATCACGCTGTCGCCGATGGTGCGCGGGCGCTTGATCGCCATTAACGGCAAGCCGGTGGGCCCGGACGACTACGAAGAACCCCGCGCCAAGCGCCTGGTGGACCGCGAGTTCAACCTGTCCTATGACGACGAGATGCCGTCGTCCAACAAGATCGAGCAGGGCCGTTGGCTGTCCCCAAACGCAACGGCGCCCGAGGTATCGCTGGAGTCGGGTCTAGCCAAGTCGCTGGGCCTGAACCTGGGCGACAAGATGACCTTCGATGTGGCCGGCCAGCAGGTGGAAGCGACCGTCACCAGCACCCGGCGGGTGGATTGGGATACGATGCGCGTCAACTTTTTTGCCATCCTGAGCCCCGCCGCGCTGGCCGACATGCCCCAAAGCTGGATCACATCCTTTTACCTGCCGCCCGAAAAAGGGGCGGTGCTGCCCGCGCTGGTGCGCGAATTTCCGAACCTGACCGTGTTCGACGTCAGCGCCATCCTGCAGCAATTGCAGTCGGTGCTGAACGAAGTGGGCAAGGCGGTCCAGTTGCTGTTCCTGTTCACGCTGGCTGCCGGCGTGCTGGTGCTGTCGGCGGCGCTGACGGCCACCCGCGACGAGCGCATGCGCGAAGCGGCGGTGCTGCGAGCGCTGGGCGCCACGCGCACGCAATTGGCGCGCTCGCAGCGGATTGAACTGTGGGCGGTGGGGGGGCTGGCCGGCCTGTTGGCGGCAGCCGGGGCCACCGCCATTGCCTGGGTCCTGTCAACCCAGGTGTTTGACTTCACCATTACCCTGAGCCTGTGGCCGTGGCTGACCGGCATCGGCGCGGGCATGCTGGGCGCCTGGGCGGGCGGCGCCCTGGCCCTGCGCGGCGTGTTGCGCACGCCGCCCCTGGTCACCCTTCGAGAAACCTGA
- a CDS encoding ABC transporter ATP-binding protein, with product MPRNDDVLLRADDLACWFDVSPPWLERTLSRQPEQTLKAVDGVSLAVPRGTTLSIVGESGCGKSTLAKLLVGLVAPTRGKLEYGRNRSGGVLHPQMIFQDPYASLNPRWRVGNIVAEPIITLGLRQTPADTRRRVDELLELVGLSASDAGRFPHEFSGGQRQRISIARALATEAEFLVCDEPTSALDVSVQAQILNLMGDLQKEFGLTYVFISHNLSVVRHVSDSVAVMYLGRIVEQAAADQLFESPRHPYTRMLLDTIPDLEDPRRDREPMGGEVPNPIQPPSGCTFHPRCPEARDECRVDVPEVSRVAGRQLRCHAVRWERAVAA from the coding sequence ATGCCGCGTAATGACGATGTGCTGCTGCGGGCGGACGACCTGGCCTGCTGGTTCGATGTGTCGCCGCCCTGGCTGGAACGCACGCTGTCGCGCCAACCCGAGCAAACGCTGAAGGCGGTGGACGGGGTGTCGCTGGCGGTGCCACGAGGCACCACCTTGAGCATCGTGGGCGAATCCGGCTGCGGCAAGTCCACGCTGGCCAAGCTGTTGGTGGGCCTGGTCGCGCCCACGCGCGGCAAGCTGGAATATGGCCGCAACCGATCGGGCGGCGTGCTGCATCCGCAAATGATCTTCCAGGATCCCTATGCCAGCCTGAACCCGCGCTGGCGCGTGGGCAACATCGTGGCCGAACCCATCATCACGCTAGGCCTGCGCCAGACGCCAGCGGACACGCGCCGCCGCGTGGATGAATTGCTGGAACTGGTGGGCCTGTCCGCCAGCGACGCAGGCCGTTTTCCGCATGAGTTTTCGGGCGGGCAGCGGCAACGCATTTCCATCGCCCGCGCGCTTGCGACCGAGGCGGAATTCCTGGTGTGCGACGAGCCGACCTCCGCGCTGGACGTGTCGGTGCAGGCGCAGATCCTGAACTTGATGGGCGATCTGCAAAAGGAATTCGGGCTGACGTATGTGTTCATCAGCCACAACCTGTCGGTGGTGCGCCACGTGTCCGATAGCGTGGCGGTGATGTATCTGGGCAGGATCGTGGAACAGGCCGCGGCGGATCAGTTGTTTGAATCCCCACGGCATCCGTACACGCGCATGCTGCTGGACACGATTCCCGACCTGGAAGACCCCCGGCGCGATCGGGAGCCCATGGGTGGCGAAGTGCCCAACCCGATCCAACCGCCTTCGGGGTGTACGTTTCACCCGCGCTGTCCGGAGGCTCGGGACGAATGCCGGGTGGATGTGCCCGAAGTCAGCCGGGTGGCGGGACGCCAACTGCGCTGCCACGCGGTGCGGTGGGAACGGGCGGTGGCGGCCTAG